In bacterium, the following proteins share a genomic window:
- the cutA gene encoding divalent-cation tolerance protein CutA, whose translation MKYIVVLITTPQTEEATRIANKLVEDKIAACVNIIPHIHSIFWWENKIDKSEESLLIIKTRKALLEKLITMVKKIHSYTVPEIIALPIIGGNEDYLKWLNESVKKGK comes from the coding sequence ATGAAATATATTGTAGTTTTAATTACAACACCTCAGACTGAAGAGGCAACAAGAATTGCTAATAAATTAGTGGAAGATAAAATCGCCGCTTGCGTAAATATCATTCCGCATATCCATTCTATCTTCTGGTGGGAAAATAAAATAGATAAATCTGAGGAAAGTTTGTTGATAATTAAAACAAGGAAAGCCCTATTAGAGAAATTAATAACTATGGTCAAAAAGATTCATTCATATACCGTTCCTGAAATAATTGCCTTACCTATTATTGGCGGGAATGAAGATTATTTAAAATGGCTAAATGAATCAGTAAAAAAGGGAAAGTAA
- the dtd gene encoding D-aminoacyl-tRNA deacylase, whose product MRACLQRVKEASVSVDNKIIGKIDNGLVILLGVTHQDTIKDVEYLVNKIVNLRIFADESNKFNLSLLDIKGQALIISQFTLYGDCHKGRRPDFTQAAPPELARELYIKFIETMKQTNIKVAEGEFGAMMLVDIHNDGPVTLVVGSRE is encoded by the coding sequence ATGCGTGCTTGTCTACAACGGGTAAAAGAAGCCTCGGTATCAGTTGATAATAAAATAATTGGTAAGATAGATAACGGCTTAGTGATATTATTAGGAGTAACACATCAGGATACGATTAAGGATGTTGAATATTTAGTCAATAAAATTGTTAATTTACGAATATTCGCAGATGAATCGAATAAATTTAATCTCTCGTTATTAGATATTAAAGGACAGGCATTGATTATTTCGCAATTTACATTATATGGTGATTGTCATAAAGGCAGAAGACCTGATTTTACTCAAGCCGCTCCGCCAGAATTAGCCAGAGAATTATACATTAAATTTATAGAAACGATGAAACAAACAAATATTAAAGTTGCCGAGGGTGAATTTGGGGCAATGATGTTAGTGGATATTCATAATGATGGACCAGTAACATTGGTAGTAGGGAGTAGAGAGTAG